One Acetobacter oryzoeni genomic window, GGGTTAACAATGGCGGCAAAATCTTTCACGCCGTACATCCCCATGTTGGAGATGGAGAACGTACCGCCCTGAAATTCCTCTGGCTTCAGCTTGCTAGCGCGGGCGCGGGCAATCAGATCCTTGGCTTCCTGACTGATATCTTTCAGGCTCTTGCGGTCTGCCTGTTTGACGATAGGCGTGATCAGCCCATCATCGAGAGAAACGGCAACCGAGATATCTGCATCTTCGTGCAGGATCATGGCCTCTTCGGTGTAAGACGCGTTCACTTCCGGCACCTGCTTGAGGGCAACGGCAGAAGCCTTAATAAGCATGTCGTTTACAGACAGCTTGAAAGCATCCGCCCCTTCTGCCGGAGACATGGCATTAAGCTGCGCACGCAAAGCCAGAAGTGCATCCAGTTCTACATCTATGGAAACATAGAAGTGCGGAATGGTGGCTTTGGATTCACTCAGGCGGCGGGCAATAACCTTGCGCATGGTGGTGTGCGGCACAGCGCTGCTGCCACCAGATGCAGGCAGGGTAGAAGCTACCTGCCCTGCACTTGGGGCTTTGTTAAGAGCCGCTTCCACATCCCGTTTGACAATGCGGCCATTTGGGCCAGTGCCTTTAATGGCTGCCAGATCAATATTCTTCTGGCGTGCAATGCGCCGCGCAAGCGGAGATGCCACAACCCGGCCAACAGGTTTATCTGCCCGCTGTGCAGGTGCTGCTTGCGTTGCTACTGGTGCTGAAGCGACAGGTTGCGGCACAGGGGCTGGCTCAGCAGATGCCGCGTTTTGAGGTGTGTCGATGTTATCGGGCACCGCCTCGCCTTCTTCCACCAGAATGGCGATAGGTGTGTTGACCACAACACCTTCTGCACCTTCCTGAATAAGGATACGGCCCAGAATACCTTCCTCAATGGCTTCTACTTCCATTGTGGCTTTGTCGGTTTCAATTTCGGCCAGAACGTCACCGCTATTTACGGCGTCCCCTTCCTTTTTCAGCCAGCGGGCCAGTTTGCCCTCTGTCATGGTAGGAGAAAGGGCGGGCATTAAAATTTCAGTCGCCATCTGTCATTCCCTCACATCAGGCCAAGTGCGGCTTTAACCACATCTTCAGGCTGTGGCAGGGCCAGTTTTTCCAGATTAGCGGCAAACGGCATGGGCACATCCACACCCGTTACACGGGCCGGTGGGGCATCCAGCCAATCAAACGCGTGTTCGATCACCTGCATGGCAACTTCCGCGCCAATACCTGCAAACGGCCAGCCTTCTTCTACCGTAACCAGACGGCTGGTTTTCTTTACGCTTTCTACAATTGTATCTGTATCAAGCGGGCGCAGGCTGCGCAGGTTGATCACTTCAGCCTCAATGCCTTGCTTGGCCAGCTCAGCCGCAGCATCCAGCGCCGTGGTAACAGCAATGGAGAACGCAACAATTGTGACATCCGAGCCAGCGCGTTCGATCTTGGCCTTGCCGATGGGCACAATGAAATCTTCATCAATCGGGCAAGGGAATTTGCGCCCGTAAAGAATTTCGTTTTCCAGCACCACAACGGGGTTGGGGTCACGGATAGCGGCGCGCAACAGGCCTTTGGCATCTGCGGAAGACCAAGGCACAACCACTTTCAGGCCCGGCACATGGGCGTACCAGCTACCGTAACACTGAGAATGCTGCGCACCCACGCGGGATGCAGGGCCGTTTGGCCCACGGAACACAATGGGGCACCCCATCTGGCCGCCAGACATATACAGCGTTTTGGCTGCGGAATTGATGATATGGTCAATAGCCTGCATGGAGAAATTCATGGTCATGAACTCTACAACGGGCTTGAGGCCAGTAAGAGCAGCGCCCACGGCCATGCCTGTAAAGCCGTGTTCGGCAATAGGCATGTCAATTACGCGCTTCTCACCAAATTCCTGCAACAGGCCTTGGGAGATTTTGTAAGCGCCCTGATACTGAGCAACTTCTTCACCCATCAGGAACACGTCTGGATCACGCCGCAATTCGGCAGCCAGTGCATCGCGCAGTGCTTCACGCACAGTAATTTCCTGCGTCTCGCCCCAGTCTTTTTCTTCTTCCACCGGGGCAGATACTGGTGCGCTTACGGGAGCAGATGCGGCTGGCTGTGCTGCAGGCGCGGCTTTTGCAGGCGCAGTGTTTTGAGGCGTGTCGATATTATCTGGCACCGCCTCACCTTCTTCCACCAAAATGGCGATAGGTGTGTTCACAGCCACACCTTCAGTGCCTTCTGCTGTGAGAATACGGCCTAGAATACCTTCTTCAATGGCTTCTACTTCCATTGTGGCTTTGTCGGTTTCAATTTCGGCCAGAACGTCACCGCTATTTACGGCGTCCCCTTCCTTTTTCAGCCAGCGGGCCAGTTTGCCCTCTGTCATGGTAGGAGAAAGGGCGGGCATTAAAATTTCAGTCGCCATGTTTATGCTCAAGCCTCCAGAACAACATCCGTATAAAGTTCGGCCGGATCTGGTTCCGGGCTGGTCTGCGCAAATTCCGCAGAGTCGTTCACGATGCCCTTGATCTCGGTTTCCATGGTTTTCAGTTCTGCTTCTGTCACGCCAGAATCCAGCAGGATGTGTTTAACGTGTTCAATGGGATCACGCGTTTTGCGGACTTCATCCACCTCATCTCGCGTGCGGTATTTTGCCGGGTCAGACATGGAATGGCCACGATAGCGGTATGTCATCATCTCCAGCAGGTAAGGCCCCTTTCCTGCGCGGCAATGCTTTACGGCTTCTTCTGCTGCGGCATATACGGCGGCAACATCCATGCCATCCACCCGCTTGCCGGGAATGCCCCACGGCTCGCCATTTTTGTAGAGTTCGTGCGATGCAGACGCCCGCTCAACAGCGGTGCCCATACCGTAACGGTTGTTTTCAATAACAAAAATACAGGGGAGCTTGAGCAGAGCAGCCAGATTGAAACTTTCGTAAACCTGGCCCTGATTGGCTGCGCCATCACCAAAATA contains:
- a CDS encoding pyruvate dehydrogenase complex E1 component subunit beta; protein product: MATEILMPALSPTMTEGKLARWLKKEGDAVNSGDVLAEIETDKATMEVEAIEEGILGRILTAEGTEGVAVNTPIAILVEEGEAVPDNIDTPQNTAPAKAAPAAQPAASAPVSAPVSAPVEEEKDWGETQEITVREALRDALAAELRRDPDVFLMGEEVAQYQGAYKISQGLLQEFGEKRVIDMPIAEHGFTGMAVGAALTGLKPVVEFMTMNFSMQAIDHIINSAAKTLYMSGGQMGCPIVFRGPNGPASRVGAQHSQCYGSWYAHVPGLKVVVPWSSADAKGLLRAAIRDPNPVVVLENEILYGRKFPCPIDEDFIVPIGKAKIERAGSDVTIVAFSIAVTTALDAAAELAKQGIEAEVINLRSLRPLDTDTIVESVKKTSRLVTVEEGWPFAGIGAEVAMQVIEHAFDWLDAPPARVTGVDVPMPFAANLEKLALPQPEDVVKAALGLM
- a CDS encoding pyruvate dehydrogenase complex dihydrolipoamide acetyltransferase — protein: MATEILMPALSPTMTEGKLARWLKKEGDAVNSGDVLAEIETDKATMEVEAIEEGILGRILIQEGAEGVVVNTPIAILVEEGEAVPDNIDTPQNAASAEPAPVPQPVASAPVATQAAPAQRADKPVGRVVASPLARRIARQKNIDLAAIKGTGPNGRIVKRDVEAALNKAPSAGQVASTLPASGGSSAVPHTTMRKVIARRLSESKATIPHFYVSIDVELDALLALRAQLNAMSPAEGADAFKLSVNDMLIKASAVALKQVPEVNASYTEEAMILHEDADISVAVSLDDGLITPIVKQADRKSLKDISQEAKDLIARARASKLKPEEFQGGTFSISNMGMYGVKDFAAIVNPPQAAILAIAAGKKQAVVKGNELAIATVMTVTLSVDHRVVDGAAAARWLSAFRAAVESPLSLVL
- the pdhA gene encoding pyruvate dehydrogenase (acetyl-transferring) E1 component subunit alpha; its protein translation is MGTNAKQVGKAGNNGPSLTRDQFLKAYYDMLLIRRFEEKAGQLYGMGLIGGFCHLYIGQEAVVVGIQMSLKEGDKLITSYRDHGQMLVAGMTPRGVMAELTGRSTGYSHGKGGSMHMFSREKNFYGGHGIVGAQVSLGIGLAFANKYRDTDEVSVAYFGDGAANQGQVYESFNLAALLKLPCIFVIENNRYGMGTAVERASASHELYKNGEPWGIPGKRVDGMDVAAVYAAAEEAVKHCRAGKGPYLLEMMTYRYRGHSMSDPAKYRTRDEVDEVRKTRDPIEHVKHILLDSGVTEAELKTMETEIKGIVNDSAEFAQTSPEPDPAELYTDVVLEA